One window of the Halonatronomonas betaini genome contains the following:
- a CDS encoding PD-(D/E)XK nuclease family protein, whose translation MSNYISALKEISADHQLASKILLMPGFSSGNQFIHKLVDANIKLLNINIQTVFSLVKSLMEADLFRNDLEVIDNFHSTFLVYRVLSELHSKNELEYLNQLALTDGVLRMLADSIQEYRMAGYTSDDLNANDFISNKKKNDLFKILNSYESRLKSSNYLDKAGLYKRAVEKDFKLSEEILIKPDIFELTPVEESCLNSICPDSLKKYQIDIFQDKNAQQDMNFEFLNAYGSSNELINIIRGLKEQNIKLDNTAVYYLKKEPYSQLLYDFSIEHNLPVTFARGISIKNSQPAEIYFQELKRIDNDFSISGVVEPDDLAGMILEKVKSDGLTDTEINREAREVVITKLELFIRYFDIPEEKEVVIERLEDLIVGERIGSGSPEPGHLHLAPYQDSIWSNRHNKFFIGLEDKNMPGARNEDPVLLDRERSSYSSLKTRSDKNREEIQKLKQIILSSKGNTRLSYSTFNIIENREQSPSSIYLEAFREDKHDDSLDYSDIKKLMPAPAGFVPPDKEQSFTVKDYWLYKYIKENEIENNQELLEYFYPDFKAGMKVLTLQVEPEFNQYTGNIDNPDDRFDPRENDDLKVSASRLETMAKCPYQYFLKYILNISTPEQEKDQTTWLEAFEKGSLLHRIYRIFFEKLTDMNEEPSVAKHLDLILEIADQEAEKLKADISPPNDNIYRLELKNIRKLCRHFLNLAENIETDSKPISFEYGFDDIELSLSDDSKINIRGFIDRIDLNEDGSYNIIDYKTGSDYSFSTNNYFNQGQQLQHALYAAAYERVDEDNIDVKNSIYFFVAPKANTPQYIRTNNRQDTLIEIIDILLSSISEGTFVPAPYDRERTICRICDFNKNICERDENDALTNLFNDDSHDKLVSLRRLKSYD comes from the coding sequence TTGTCTAATTATATTTCTGCTTTAAAAGAGATCTCGGCAGATCATCAGCTTGCTTCAAAAATTCTTCTTATGCCAGGGTTTTCAAGTGGCAATCAATTCATTCATAAATTAGTAGATGCAAATATAAAATTATTAAATATCAACATCCAGACAGTTTTTAGCCTGGTCAAATCATTAATGGAAGCAGATCTTTTCAGAAATGATCTGGAGGTAATTGATAACTTTCATTCCACCTTTTTAGTTTATAGAGTTTTATCTGAACTCCATTCTAAAAATGAGCTTGAATATTTAAATCAACTTGCTTTAACAGATGGTGTCTTAAGAATGCTGGCAGACTCAATTCAGGAATATAGAATGGCGGGTTATACTTCAGATGATTTAAACGCTAATGATTTTATCAGTAATAAAAAGAAAAATGATTTATTTAAAATCTTAAATAGCTATGAATCCAGACTGAAATCCAGTAATTATTTAGATAAAGCTGGATTATACAAAAGGGCAGTAGAAAAAGATTTTAAACTATCAGAAGAGATATTAATTAAACCTGATATTTTTGAATTAACTCCAGTTGAAGAATCCTGTTTAAATAGTATCTGTCCTGACAGTCTAAAGAAATATCAAATAGATATCTTTCAGGATAAAAATGCTCAGCAGGATATGAATTTTGAGTTTTTAAATGCCTATGGGAGCAGCAATGAATTAATAAATATCATTAGAGGGCTTAAAGAGCAGAATATAAAACTCGATAATACAGCAGTCTATTACTTAAAAAAAGAGCCATATTCCCAGCTGCTCTATGATTTTTCAATTGAACATAACCTCCCTGTTACTTTTGCCCGGGGAATTTCCATTAAGAACAGTCAGCCAGCTGAAATATATTTTCAGGAGCTAAAAAGGATTGATAATGATTTTAGTATCTCTGGAGTGGTAGAGCCTGATGATCTTGCCGGCATGATTCTGGAAAAGGTAAAAAGTGATGGGTTAACTGATACAGAAATCAATAGAGAAGCCCGAGAAGTAGTCATAACTAAGCTTGAACTTTTTATTAGATACTTTGATATACCGGAAGAAAAAGAAGTGGTAATAGAGCGATTAGAGGATTTGATTGTCGGTGAAAGGATTGGGTCAGGCAGTCCAGAACCTGGCCATCTCCATCTGGCACCATATCAGGATTCTATCTGGTCCAATCGCCATAATAAATTTTTCATAGGTTTAGAAGATAAGAATATGCCAGGTGCCAGAAATGAAGATCCAGTCTTACTTGATAGAGAAAGAAGCAGTTACTCATCTTTAAAAACCAGAAGTGATAAAAATAGAGAAGAGATTCAAAAATTAAAGCAGATAATTTTAAGTAGTAAAGGTAATACCCGATTAAGCTATTCAACCTTTAATATTATTGAGAATAGAGAACAGTCTCCTTCCTCCATTTATCTTGAAGCCTTCAGAGAAGATAAGCATGATGATTCACTGGATTACAGTGATATTAAAAAGCTGATGCCTGCTCCAGCCGGCTTTGTTCCGCCTGATAAAGAGCAAAGTTTTACAGTTAAAGATTACTGGCTCTATAAATATATTAAAGAAAATGAAATTGAAAATAATCAAGAATTATTAGAGTATTTTTATCCAGATTTTAAAGCTGGAATGAAAGTTTTAACTTTACAGGTTGAGCCTGAATTCAATCAGTATACAGGTAATATTGATAATCCAGATGATAGATTTGACCCCAGGGAAAATGATGATTTAAAGGTGTCTGCCAGCCGGCTTGAAACAATGGCAAAATGCCCCTATCAATATTTTTTGAAATATATTTTGAATATATCCACCCCGGAGCAGGAAAAAGACCAGACCACCTGGCTGGAGGCCTTTGAGAAGGGCTCGCTCCTCCATAGAATCTATAGAATCTTCTTTGAAAAACTGACAGATATGAATGAAGAACCTTCTGTTGCTAAACATTTAGATTTAATTCTTGAAATAGCTGACCAGGAGGCCGAAAAGCTAAAAGCAGATATCTCTCCACCAAATGATAATATATATCGGCTGGAACTTAAAAATATCAGGAAACTCTGTCGTCACTTTCTCAATCTTGCAGAAAATATTGAAACTGATTCAAAACCAATCTCCTTTGAGTATGGATTTGATGATATTGAACTTAGTCTTTCCGATGATAGTAAGATTAATATCAGGGGATTTATCGATAGAATAGATCTAAATGAGGATGGCAGTTATAATATTATTGATTATAAGACCGGCAGCGATTATAGTTTTAGTACAAATAATTATTTTAATCAGGGCCAGCAGCTCCAGCATGCCCTTTACGCAGCTGCCTATGAGAGAGTAGATGAAGATAATATAGATGTTAAAAATTCAATTTACTTCTTTGTTGCTCCGAAAGCAAATACTCCTCAATATATTAGAACCAATAACAGGCAGGATACTTTAATAGAAATAATTGATATACTTTTGAGTTCCATCTCAGAGGGGACCTTTGTTCCAGCCCCTTATGATCGGGAGAGGACTATCTGCAGGATATGTGATTTCAATAAAAATATCTGTGAAAGAGATGAAAATGACGCTCTAACTAATTTATTTAATGATGACAGTCACGATAAGCTGGTTTCTTTAAGGAGGCTTAAGTCCTATGACTAA
- a CDS encoding restriction endonuclease-like protein, translating into MSEKLKKKELIQIETDAFLMTIKGKPAHPKAGILEPANIDQKARVDLSLYALDHGQVTLKYYERQEDQLIKADSESIVINPVFFEYQDYDIYIESKIENQLNNQIEFDHINREIREAVTPPTKTSKNLFGSINFNSDIGLSDLILKNNGKTIASLTIEVFPSKIDYQEDYQQLIREVNEEVYNLAYDFLKKTYQEMRPKESDSATDSEFYTILRTIFNDLLKAFNRIKAYPHHRLVKEEKVKPASKVKDFNRQSIKWINKNSQHYDRELELPRKLLTVEKRTSFNTFENKFIRWIFNQLNKRLNRFSDRYNSMQRETDERLLTELKSMQRKLEYNLKHSFLAGIGELNKLDSITLVLQMAPGYRELYKYYLMLLKGLSLQGKVFELSLKELWELYEYWSYLKLNRLIRENDKYDMIKHNLIDLDYSGINVTLSKGNQAEVHYENIKTGEKFTLSYNKMVASSLTTGQKPDNVLTLNKENSDVEYHFVFDAKYRLNPGNGGKDNSIPGPEEATINTMHRYRDAIISELKSNNSSSDSHDMSEPTRAVVGAYVLFPYNDEEKYKDHQFYKSIDKINVGAFPFLPNHTELVSEFLEELIEESALTNYERNLLPAGTDRYQQETDFKDNVIIGSLSGYNLDENQTGRLLEHCLEENVFYIKYNQAILSKNLEYIGFYQSAKKFPESAGLHYYGKIKEIDVKSGSDIFLAPGSKSDSNKSSNNSYEKNLFTADTYTSSHSSGDAPEGLYLAFKVEEWNQLNPPIKAEGYGIIGNYIYTNDMLLQRAKTLPELSIKSLEEWRIWLELKRLKEEIKVHLKTKGIDNINKETSITGFSNQSFKIHIENDNLIITDPDNDRLIFECTILEFIANPRRVFNQIY; encoded by the coding sequence ATGTCTGAAAAACTCAAAAAGAAAGAGCTTATTCAAATAGAAACTGATGCCTTTTTAATGACCATTAAGGGCAAGCCTGCTCATCCTAAAGCAGGTATATTAGAACCTGCCAATATAGATCAAAAAGCCAGAGTTGATTTATCATTATATGCTCTAGATCATGGTCAGGTAACTCTTAAATATTATGAACGCCAGGAAGATCAATTAATAAAGGCAGACTCTGAATCTATCGTTATCAATCCGGTATTTTTCGAATATCAGGATTATGACATTTATATAGAGAGCAAAATTGAAAATCAACTTAATAATCAAATAGAATTTGATCATATTAACCGAGAAATCAGGGAGGCAGTCACTCCACCAACCAAAACAAGTAAAAATTTATTTGGCAGCATTAATTTTAATAGTGATATCGGTTTAAGCGATCTTATTTTAAAAAATAATGGCAAAACTATAGCTTCATTGACGATAGAAGTATTTCCTAGCAAAATAGATTATCAAGAGGATTATCAGCAATTAATTCGTGAAGTTAATGAGGAAGTCTATAATCTGGCCTATGACTTTCTTAAAAAGACTTATCAAGAGATGCGCCCTAAAGAGTCAGACTCTGCAACTGATTCAGAGTTTTATACAATTCTAAGAACAATTTTTAATGATCTGCTAAAGGCATTTAATCGAATTAAAGCTTATCCCCATCATCGCCTGGTTAAAGAAGAAAAGGTAAAACCGGCATCAAAGGTTAAGGATTTCAATCGCCAGAGTATAAAATGGATCAATAAGAATAGCCAGCATTACGATAGAGAACTGGAGCTGCCCCGAAAACTTTTAACAGTCGAGAAAAGGACCAGCTTTAATACCTTTGAAAATAAGTTTATTCGCTGGATTTTTAACCAGCTCAATAAGCGTTTAAATAGATTTTCTGATAGATATAACTCAATGCAGCGAGAAACTGACGAAAGACTATTAACAGAATTAAAATCTATGCAGAGAAAGTTAGAATATAATCTCAAACATAGTTTTCTGGCCGGAATTGGTGAGCTAAATAAGCTGGATTCAATAACCCTTGTTCTTCAGATGGCACCAGGGTATAGAGAGCTATATAAATATTATCTTATGCTATTAAAGGGATTATCTCTCCAGGGCAAAGTTTTTGAGCTATCATTAAAAGAACTTTGGGAGCTCTATGAATACTGGTCCTATCTGAAACTTAATAGATTGATCAGAGAAAATGATAAATATGATATGATCAAGCATAATTTAATAGATCTCGATTACTCAGGCATTAATGTTACTCTCTCTAAGGGTAATCAGGCTGAGGTTCATTATGAAAATATCAAGACAGGGGAGAAGTTTACACTCTCATATAATAAGATGGTTGCCAGCAGTTTAACAACAGGCCAGAAACCAGATAATGTTCTGACTCTCAATAAAGAAAATTCAGATGTTGAATATCACTTTGTCTTTGATGCAAAATATCGTCTAAATCCAGGTAATGGTGGAAAAGATAATAGTATCCCTGGACCAGAAGAAGCCACCATCAACACAATGCACCGCTATCGTGATGCCATCATCTCAGAACTTAAGTCTAATAATTCAAGCTCAGACAGTCACGACATGTCAGAACCAACCAGAGCAGTAGTTGGTGCCTATGTCTTATTCCCATATAATGATGAAGAGAAATATAAAGACCATCAATTTTATAAGAGTATCGATAAAATCAATGTCGGTGCCTTTCCATTTTTGCCTAACCACACAGAATTAGTATCAGAATTCCTTGAAGAATTAATCGAAGAATCAGCCCTGACCAATTATGAGAGAAATCTTTTGCCAGCTGGGACAGATAGATATCAGCAGGAAACCGACTTTAAAGATAATGTTATTATTGGCTCCTTAAGTGGGTATAATCTTGACGAAAATCAGACTGGAAGATTATTAGAGCACTGCCTTGAAGAAAATGTCTTTTACATTAAGTATAATCAGGCAATCCTATCAAAAAATTTAGAATATATAGGTTTTTATCAGTCAGCAAAAAAATTCCCGGAGTCTGCCGGACTCCATTATTACGGTAAGATCAAAGAAATTGATGTTAAATCAGGTTCAGATATATTCCTGGCTCCAGGTAGCAAATCAGACAGTAATAAATCTAGTAATAATTCATATGAGAAGAATCTATTTACAGCTGACACATATACCAGTTCCCATTCGTCAGGAGACGCACCAGAAGGCCTGTATTTGGCTTTTAAAGTTGAAGAATGGAATCAGCTTAACCCACCAATCAAAGCTGAAGGATATGGCATTATAGGCAATTATATTTATACTAATGATATGCTCCTCCAGCGTGCCAAAACCCTTCCAGAGTTAAGCATAAAATCCCTGGAAGAATGGCGCATCTGGCTGGAACTCAAACGTCTAAAAGAAGAGATTAAAGTCCACCTGAAAACCAAAGGTATAGATAACATTAACAAAGAAACTAGCATTACAGGGTTCTCCAATCAGAGCTTCAAGATCCATATTGAAAATGATAATTTAATAATTACAGATCCTGATAATGATAGACTTATTTTTGAATGCACCATCCTTGAATTTATCGCCAACCCAAGAAGAGTTTTTAATCAGATTTACTAA